From the genome of bacterium:
AGGGATGGGAATATGGTGGGGAAAGGACCTGTTACTTCGGAACGAGACAAGGCTGCCTCTCACACAGATCACAGAGGACTCAGAGAAAAGCTCGGAATGCAGGTAAAACCCTGCTCTTTGAAATGAGAATCAAAAGCAAACGCAAGCTTGATGCCCAGGGTACGCATCACCTCGAAGCTGGCACAGTCCACGAGGCTGAGCTTTCGTCTGGAAGCTGCCAGAAACGCGCTCACCGCGGCCCTGTGCGTTTCCGGGTCGATCCAATGGATAT
Proteins encoded in this window:
- a CDS encoding VapC toxin family PIN domain ribonuclease, with amino-acid sequence TTNYVLLECSALIQHRLGFVAVRGIKEDMLGLVNIHWIDPETHRAAVSAFLAASRRKLSLVDCASFEVMRTLGIKLAFAFDSHFKEQGFTCIPSFSLSPL